The Klebsiella sp. RHBSTW-00484 genome includes a window with the following:
- the phnS gene encoding 2-aminoethylphosphonate ABC transporter substrate-binding protein, which yields MKLSRLALLSAIALASAPVWADGVVTVYSADGLHDGDNSWYKNQFDAFTKATGIKVQYVEGGSGAIVERLAKERTTPQADVLVTVPPFIQRAAKEQLLAEFKPQSSEQIPGVHDRYSPLVNNYLTFIYNSKLLKAAPASWQDLLDNRFKNKLQYSTPGQAGDGTAVMLQAFHSLGSKDAGFDYLGKLQANNVGPSASTGKLTALVNKGELYIANGDLQMNLSQMARNPNVQIFWPTDAKGERSALALPYTVGLVQNGPNSENGKKLINFLLDKSAQTSVSALSWGLPVRSDVAPEDANFKAAKAAINGVKSWEPNWDDVAVSLSADIARWHQVTDSE from the coding sequence ATGAAACTCTCCCGACTCGCTCTGCTATCCGCTATCGCCCTCGCCAGCGCCCCGGTTTGGGCCGATGGCGTGGTTACCGTCTATTCCGCTGACGGCCTGCACGATGGCGACAACAGCTGGTACAAAAATCAGTTCGATGCCTTCACCAAAGCGACAGGCATCAAAGTACAGTATGTGGAAGGCGGCTCCGGGGCAATTGTCGAGCGTCTGGCGAAAGAGCGCACCACCCCGCAGGCTGACGTGCTGGTGACGGTCCCGCCGTTCATTCAGCGCGCCGCCAAAGAGCAGCTGTTAGCCGAATTTAAGCCGCAGAGCAGCGAACAAATCCCCGGCGTCCACGACCGCTACTCACCGCTGGTCAACAACTACCTGACCTTTATCTACAACAGCAAGCTGCTGAAAGCCGCCCCGGCCAGCTGGCAAGATCTGCTCGATAACCGCTTCAAAAACAAGCTTCAATACTCCACGCCGGGCCAGGCGGGCGACGGCACTGCCGTGATGCTGCAGGCGTTCCACAGCCTCGGTAGCAAAGATGCGGGTTTCGACTATCTCGGCAAACTTCAGGCTAACAACGTTGGCCCGTCGGCTTCGACCGGCAAGCTGACCGCGCTGGTCAATAAAGGCGAGCTGTATATCGCTAACGGCGACCTGCAAATGAACCTGTCGCAGATGGCGCGTAACCCGAACGTACAAATCTTCTGGCCGACGGATGCCAAAGGCGAACGCAGCGCGCTGGCGCTGCCCTACACCGTCGGCCTGGTACAGAACGGTCCGAACAGCGAAAACGGCAAAAAGTTGATTAATTTCCTGCTCGATAAATCGGCTCAGACCAGCGTCAGCGCGCTCTCCTGGGGGCTGCCGGTGCGTAGCGATGTCGCGCCGGAAGATGCCAACTTCAAAGCAGCAAAAGCGGCGATTAACGGCGTGAAAAGCTGGGAACCGAACTGGGACGATGTTGCGGTTTCACTGTCGGCAGATATTGCCCGCTGGCATCAAGTGACGGACAGCGAGTAA
- a CDS encoding beta-galactosidase: MAGLYYGVAYYDEYIREERLEKDIEMMVAAGINVVRIAESTWSTLEPEENTFNFYHIDRVLDAMHRAGISVIIGTPTYAIPGWLARKHPDALVTTPGGHEKYGRRQIMDIVNPHFLQHAEKVIRALLNHVRHHPAIIGYQVDNETKHYDNIGEYIETAFKASLKKQFPDIRQMNDAFGLEYWSNRIDCWEDFPPVASTINASLGCAFARFRREKVAEYLAWQADIVREYARPEQFVTQNFDFEWRGYSFGLQPQVDHFSAAQAMSVVSVDVYHPSQDHLSGREIAFSGDVARNLKNGRNYYVMETQAQGFAKWTPWPGQLRLQAFSHIASGASMVSYWHWHSIHNSYETYWKGLISHDFAPGPTYQEAMTIGQEMAQLSGVLNELRVENDVAILVSNDAMEAMNWFKPDTPQPGLNNHGHYVYNDILRRFWDALYDNNVAVDIINTLDPQNSQYKVVVIPALYCATDEQLERINQFVENGGKVLIGFKSGFCDENVRVRAETQPAILNKCCGVSYSQFVIPENVGLRSETEALVCAPDERPEMWMELLTPNTEKTAVLLRYDHPVWGKYAAATLSNYGKGQALYVGCLPSGKVIFDLFSALSSDTPLVSSTPEYQWPLVVRRAVNSQGEAVQFIFNYCATPATISTEAEVTEPLSGKRYHQGERVEIDAWGMRLFVKSR, encoded by the coding sequence ATGGCAGGTCTTTATTATGGTGTGGCCTATTACGATGAGTACATTCGTGAGGAGCGCCTGGAAAAAGATATCGAGATGATGGTTGCCGCTGGCATTAATGTTGTCAGAATTGCGGAATCCACCTGGAGCACGCTGGAGCCTGAAGAGAATACGTTTAATTTCTACCATATCGATCGCGTGCTCGACGCCATGCACCGCGCGGGCATCTCCGTTATTATCGGCACGCCAACCTACGCCATCCCAGGCTGGCTGGCGCGTAAGCACCCGGATGCGCTGGTCACCACCCCAGGCGGTCATGAAAAATATGGCCGTCGGCAGATTATGGATATCGTTAACCCGCATTTTCTTCAGCATGCCGAAAAGGTTATTCGTGCTCTGCTTAATCATGTTCGCCATCATCCGGCTATTATTGGCTATCAGGTTGATAATGAAACAAAGCATTATGACAATATCGGCGAATATATAGAGACGGCGTTTAAAGCATCATTGAAAAAACAGTTCCCGGATATCCGCCAGATGAACGATGCCTTTGGGCTTGAGTACTGGAGCAATCGCATTGATTGCTGGGAAGATTTTCCTCCGGTCGCCAGTACCATCAACGCCAGTCTCGGCTGCGCTTTTGCCCGCTTTCGTCGGGAGAAGGTCGCGGAGTATCTGGCCTGGCAGGCCGATATCGTGCGGGAATACGCGCGGCCAGAGCAATTTGTTACGCAAAACTTCGATTTTGAATGGCGCGGTTATTCTTTTGGCCTTCAGCCGCAGGTCGATCATTTCTCTGCCGCGCAGGCAATGAGCGTTGTCAGCGTTGACGTTTATCATCCCAGTCAGGATCATCTTAGCGGGCGGGAAATAGCCTTCAGCGGCGATGTGGCGAGAAACCTGAAAAATGGGCGCAATTATTATGTTATGGAGACGCAGGCTCAGGGTTTTGCCAAATGGACGCCGTGGCCCGGTCAATTGCGTCTGCAAGCTTTTAGCCATATCGCCAGCGGCGCCAGCATGGTTTCTTACTGGCACTGGCATTCCATCCACAACTCCTATGAAACCTACTGGAAAGGGCTTATCAGCCATGATTTCGCCCCGGGCCCTACTTACCAGGAGGCGATGACTATCGGTCAGGAGATGGCTCAATTGTCCGGCGTTCTTAACGAACTGCGCGTGGAAAACGATGTCGCGATTCTGGTCAGCAATGATGCGATGGAAGCCATGAACTGGTTCAAACCCGATACTCCGCAGCCCGGGCTGAACAACCACGGTCATTACGTTTACAACGATATCCTGCGACGGTTCTGGGATGCGCTCTATGACAATAATGTCGCGGTGGATATCATCAACACCCTTGACCCGCAGAACAGTCAATACAAGGTCGTGGTTATCCCGGCGCTCTACTGTGCAACCGATGAACAGCTTGAGCGTATCAACCAGTTTGTTGAAAACGGCGGCAAAGTGCTGATTGGCTTTAAGTCCGGATTTTGTGATGAGAATGTCAGGGTGCGCGCTGAAACCCAGCCTGCAATACTGAATAAATGCTGCGGCGTCAGCTACAGCCAGTTCGTCATTCCGGAAAACGTGGGGCTGCGATCTGAAACTGAAGCGCTGGTTTGTGCTCCTGATGAACGCCCGGAAATGTGGATGGAGCTGCTGACGCCGAACACTGAAAAGACCGCCGTTCTGCTGCGTTATGACCACCCTGTCTGGGGAAAATATGCCGCCGCCACGCTGTCTAATTACGGTAAAGGGCAAGCGCTCTATGTTGGCTGTTTACCCTCCGGCAAGGTGATATTTGACCTGTTTAGCGCGCTCTCATCAGATACGCCGCTGGTCTCCTCTACGCCAGAGTATCAGTGGCCGCTGGTTGTTCGCCGCGCCGTAAACAGCCAGGGCGAAGCGGTGCAATTTATTTTCAATTATTGCGCCACGCCTGCAACAATCAGTACTGAGGCCGAAGTGACGGAACCGCTGAGCGGGAAGCGGTATCATCAGGGAGAACGCGTTGAGATTGATGCCTGGGGCATGCGGTTGTTTGTGAAATCACGGTAA
- the phnW gene encoding 2-aminoethylphosphonate--pyruvate transaminase: MIARNYLLLTPGPLTTSRTVKEAMLFDSCTWDDDYNLGVVQFIRQQLVELATPADGYTSVLLQGSGSYAVEAVLGSAIGPQDKVLIISNGAYGARMIEMAELMGIAYHPYDCGEVSRPDVVAIEQILQTDPAIAHIAMVHSETTTGMLNPIEEVAALAKQYGKRFIVDAMSSFGGIPMDMAKLNIDYLISSANKCIQGVPGFAFVIAREAELATCKGRSRSLSLDLYAQWRCMEDNHGKWRFTSPTHTVLAFAQALKELAEEGGVSARHQRYSTNQRRLVAGMRELGFQPLLDDGLHSPIITAFYSPSAPQYRFKDFYQRLKEQGFVIYPGKVSQSDCFRIGNIGEVYDADITALLAAIKNAMYWQH; the protein is encoded by the coding sequence ATGATTGCTCGCAATTACCTGCTGCTGACCCCCGGCCCGCTGACCACTTCCCGTACGGTGAAAGAGGCGATGCTGTTCGATAGCTGTACCTGGGACGACGACTATAATCTCGGCGTGGTCCAGTTCATCCGCCAGCAGCTGGTTGAGCTGGCGACGCCAGCCGACGGCTACACTTCGGTGCTGCTGCAAGGCAGCGGCAGCTACGCGGTCGAAGCGGTGCTCGGCAGCGCTATCGGCCCTCAGGACAAGGTGCTGATTATCAGCAACGGGGCCTACGGCGCACGGATGATCGAGATGGCGGAGCTGATGGGCATTGCTTATCACCCGTACGACTGTGGCGAAGTCTCTCGCCCGGACGTGGTGGCGATCGAGCAGATCCTGCAAACTGACCCGGCGATCGCTCATATCGCCATGGTACACAGCGAAACTACCACCGGAATGCTCAATCCCATCGAAGAAGTCGCGGCCCTGGCAAAACAGTACGGCAAACGCTTTATTGTCGATGCGATGAGCAGCTTCGGCGGTATCCCGATGGATATGGCCAAACTGAATATCGATTACCTGATCAGCTCCGCCAACAAATGCATCCAGGGGGTGCCGGGATTTGCGTTCGTCATCGCCCGGGAAGCTGAACTGGCAACCTGCAAAGGCCGTTCGCGCTCGCTGTCGCTGGACCTCTACGCCCAGTGGCGCTGTATGGAGGATAATCACGGCAAGTGGCGTTTTACCTCGCCGACCCATACCGTGCTGGCCTTCGCCCAGGCGCTGAAGGAACTGGCGGAAGAAGGCGGCGTGAGCGCGCGCCACCAGCGTTACAGCACGAATCAGCGGCGTCTGGTGGCGGGAATGCGCGAGTTAGGTTTCCAGCCTCTGCTCGATGACGGCCTGCATTCGCCGATTATTACCGCGTTTTACTCCCCGAGTGCCCCGCAGTATCGCTTTAAAGATTTCTATCAGCGGCTCAAAGAGCAGGGATTCGTTATCTATCCGGGCAAAGTATCGCAGAGCGACTGCTTCCGCATCGGCAACATTGGTGAAGTGTACGACGCCGACATTACCGCCCTGCTGGCGGCCATCAAAAACGCCATGTACTGGCAACATTAA
- a CDS encoding IS110 family transposase, producing the protein MNIKRIGLDLAKNVFQIHAVDHHEHVVVRKSLRRAHMHAYFSQLAPCTVGIEACASSHYWARELTRMGHTVHIIPPKFVKPYLRGNKNDANDAEAICEAISRPAMRFVAVKTERQQTLQAEHRVRARVIKSRTALCNEIRGFLGEFGVVLPVGISQLRKALPEILSQQEQWDDRFMRLLCELAEELRMLDDRVAGHDRRLAEAAREDICIQRLMKIEGIGVITASAMVALLGDATQFKNGREMAAYVGLVPRQHSSGGKQQLGHISKRGDSYLRTLVIHGARSVLKTCAGKEDRRSQWLQSVAERRNRNIATVALANKNVRIAWAVMSRGEDYHGSRVAG; encoded by the coding sequence ATGAATATTAAACGTATCGGTCTTGACCTGGCAAAAAATGTCTTTCAGATCCATGCTGTGGATCACCATGAACATGTCGTCGTGCGGAAATCTCTCCGCCGCGCCCACATGCACGCTTATTTCTCTCAGCTGGCTCCCTGCACCGTCGGGATTGAAGCCTGCGCGTCATCCCACTACTGGGCCCGCGAACTCACCCGCATGGGACATACCGTGCACATTATTCCCCCGAAGTTTGTTAAGCCCTACCTCAGGGGCAACAAGAATGATGCCAACGATGCCGAAGCCATCTGTGAAGCCATCAGCCGCCCCGCCATGCGCTTCGTCGCGGTTAAGACAGAGCGCCAGCAGACTCTTCAGGCTGAGCATCGCGTGCGGGCCAGAGTGATAAAAAGCCGCACGGCGCTGTGCAACGAGATACGGGGCTTTCTGGGCGAATTCGGCGTGGTGCTGCCGGTCGGCATCAGCCAGTTGCGTAAGGCGCTGCCGGAGATACTGTCACAGCAGGAGCAGTGGGATGACCGGTTTATGCGCCTGCTGTGCGAGCTGGCCGAAGAGCTGCGGATGCTGGATGACCGGGTGGCGGGGCATGACCGGCGGCTCGCAGAGGCGGCGCGGGAAGATATCTGCATCCAGCGGCTGATGAAAATAGAAGGTATCGGCGTGATAACCGCCAGCGCGATGGTGGCGTTGTTGGGTGACGCGACGCAGTTTAAGAACGGTCGGGAGATGGCGGCTTATGTGGGGCTGGTTCCCCGGCAGCACTCAAGCGGCGGTAAGCAGCAGCTGGGGCATATCAGCAAGCGGGGTGACAGCTACCTGCGTACGCTGGTCATCCACGGGGCACGGTCAGTTCTGAAGACATGTGCAGGCAAAGAAGACCGGCGGAGCCAGTGGCTGCAGTCGGTGGCGGAAAGACGGAACCGGAATATCGCGACGGTGGCGCTGGCGAACAAGAATGTGCGGATAGCGTGGGCGGTGATGAGTCGCGGAGAAGATTACCATGGCTCACGGGTCGCCGGTTAA
- the phnX gene encoding phosphonoacetaldehyde hydrolase has protein sequence MNRINAVILDWAGTTVDFGSFAPTQIFVEAFRQAFDVEITLGEARVPMGLGKWQHIEALGKLPAVDTRWQAKFGRAMTAADIDAIYAAFMPLQIAKVVDFSAPIAGVIDTIAALRADGVKIGSCSGYPRPVMEKLVPAAAAQGYAPDYWVATDDLAAGGRPGPWMALQNVIALGIDAVAHCVKVDDSAPGITEGLNAGMWSVGLAVSGNEFGATWEEYQQMTAEDIATRREHAVGKLYAAGAHYVVDTLADLPGVIAAINARLANGERP, from the coding sequence ATGAACCGTATTAACGCCGTGATTCTTGACTGGGCAGGCACTACCGTCGACTTTGGCTCCTTCGCCCCAACGCAGATTTTCGTTGAAGCCTTCCGCCAGGCCTTTGATGTGGAAATTACCCTTGGAGAAGCGCGGGTGCCAATGGGCCTCGGCAAATGGCAGCACATTGAAGCGTTGGGAAAACTGCCGGCTGTGGATACTCGTTGGCAGGCGAAGTTTGGTCGCGCGATGACCGCCGCCGATATCGATGCAATTTACGCCGCCTTTATGCCGCTGCAAATCGCCAAAGTCGTCGATTTTTCCGCGCCGATCGCCGGGGTTATCGACACGATTGCCGCGCTTCGGGCTGATGGCGTGAAGATTGGTTCCTGCTCCGGCTACCCGCGTCCGGTGATGGAAAAACTGGTCCCCGCAGCCGCCGCGCAGGGCTATGCGCCAGACTATTGGGTGGCGACCGATGACCTCGCCGCTGGAGGACGTCCCGGTCCGTGGATGGCGTTACAGAACGTGATTGCTTTAGGGATCGATGCGGTTGCCCACTGCGTGAAGGTCGATGATTCCGCGCCGGGAATTACCGAGGGATTAAACGCCGGGATGTGGAGCGTGGGCCTGGCGGTTTCCGGCAACGAGTTCGGTGCCACCTGGGAGGAGTATCAGCAGATGACCGCCGAAGACATTGCCACCCGTCGCGAGCATGCCGTCGGGAAGCTGTACGCTGCTGGTGCCCATTATGTTGTCGATACGCTGGCGGATTTGCCTGGCGTGATTGCCGCCATCAACGCCCGTCTGGCAAACGGCGAACGTCCGTAG
- a CDS encoding IS110 family transposase: MNIKRIGLDLAKNVFQIHAVDHHEHVVVRKSLRRAHMHAYFSQLAPCTIGIEACASSHYWSRELTRMGHTVRIIPPKFVKPYLKGNKNDANDAEAICEAISRPAMRFVAVKTERQQTLQAEHRVRARVIKSRTALCNEIRGFLGEFGVVLPVGISQLRKALPEILSQQEQWDDRFMRLLCELAEELRMLDDRVAGHDRRLAEAAREDICIQRLMKIEGIGVITASAMVALLGDATQFKNGREMAAYVGLVPRQHSSGGKQQLGHISKRGDSYLRTLVIHGARSVLKTCAGKEDRRSQWLQSVAERRNRNIATVALANKNVRIAWAVMSRGEDYHGSRVAG; this comes from the coding sequence ATGAATATTAAACGTATCGGTCTTGACCTGGCAAAAAATGTCTTTCAGATCCATGCTGTGGATCACCATGAACATGTCGTCGTGCGGAAATCTCTCCGCCGCGCCCACATGCACGCTTATTTCTCTCAGCTGGCTCCCTGCACCATCGGGATTGAAGCCTGCGCATCATCCCACTACTGGTCCCGCGAACTCACCCGCATGGGGCATACCGTGCGCATTATTCCCCCGAAATTCGTCAAGCCTTACCTCAAAGGCAACAAGAATGATGCCAACGATGCCGAAGCCATCTGTGAAGCCATCAGCCGCCCCGCCATGCGCTTCGTCGCGGTTAAGACAGAGCGCCAGCAGACCCTTCAGGCGGAGCATCGCGTGCGGGCCAGAGTGATAAAAAGCCGCACGGCGCTGTGCAACGAGATACGGGGCTTTCTGGGCGAATTCGGCGTGGTGCTGCCGGTCGGCATCAGCCAGTTGCGTAAGGCGCTGCCGGAGATACTGTCACAGCAGGAGCAGTGGGATGACCGGTTTATGCGCCTGCTGTGCGAGCTGGCCGAAGAGCTGCGGATGCTGGATGACCGGGTGGCGGGGCATGACCGGCGGCTCGCAGAGGCGGCGCGGGAAGATATCTGCATCCAGCGGCTGATGAAAATAGAAGGTATCGGCGTGATAACCGCCAGCGCGATGGTGGCGTTGTTGGGTGACGCGACGCAGTTTAAGAACGGTCGGGAGATGGCGGCTTATGTGGGGCTGGTTCCCCGGCAGCACTCAAGCGGCGGTAAGCAGCAGCTGGGGCATATCAGCAAGCGGGGTGACAGCTACCTGCGTACGCTGGTCATCCACGGGGCACGGTCAGTTCTGAAGACATGTGCAGGCAAAGAAGACCGGCGGAGCCAGTGGCTGCAGTCGGTGGCGGAAAGACGGAACCGGAATATCGCGACGGTGGCGCTGGCGAACAAGAATGTGCGGATAGCGTGGGCGGTGATGAGTCGCGGAGAAGATTACCATGGCTCACGGGTCGCCGGTTAA
- the phnR gene encoding phosphonate utilization transcriptional regulator PhnR yields MKSPSGETPQYLLIKAQLQARIQNGALKSGDKLPSERELCALFNTTRITVRESLAQLEASGVIYRADRRGWFVTPERLWLDPTQNTNFHKLCLEQGREPKTVLLDGRLTAVPLDVMAPLALQPFDQVYLLTRLRHADRRAICYCENHCLPARVPELLRHDLNGSLTEIYQTHYHLIYTSMHLSFWPTSMPPQAAEALGVMEGRPALLLRRLNYDQHGRILDYDIEYWRHDSLRIEVDTH; encoded by the coding sequence ATGAAATCACCCTCTGGCGAGACCCCGCAGTACCTGCTGATCAAGGCGCAGCTTCAGGCGCGTATTCAAAACGGCGCGCTGAAGAGCGGCGATAAGCTGCCGTCCGAACGCGAGCTGTGTGCACTGTTCAATACCACGCGCATCACGGTGCGTGAGAGCCTGGCGCAGCTGGAGGCCAGCGGCGTTATCTACCGCGCCGATCGCCGTGGCTGGTTCGTGACGCCGGAGCGTCTGTGGCTGGATCCGACGCAGAATACCAACTTCCATAAGCTGTGCCTGGAGCAGGGGCGGGAGCCGAAAACGGTGCTGCTGGATGGGCGTTTAACTGCGGTACCGCTGGATGTAATGGCCCCGCTGGCATTGCAGCCGTTCGACCAGGTTTACCTGCTTACCCGCCTGCGCCACGCCGACAGGCGGGCAATTTGCTACTGCGAAAACCACTGTCTGCCCGCCAGGGTTCCGGAGCTGCTACGCCACGACCTTAACGGCAGCCTGACCGAGATTTATCAGACTCATTACCACCTGATATATACCAGTATGCATTTGTCGTTCTGGCCGACCTCAATGCCGCCGCAGGCCGCCGAAGCGCTGGGAGTGATGGAAGGGCGTCCGGCACTGCTGCTGCGCCGCCTCAACTACGATCAGCACGGGCGAATTCTCGATTACGACATCGAATACTGGCGTCACGATAGCCTGCGTATTGAAGTCGATACTCATTGA
- the phnT gene encoding 2-aminoethylphosphonate ABC transport system ATP-binding subunit PhnT, whose amino-acid sequence MLMKTTTPHTPSLAGTTGITLDSLRVSYHGNVVLKPLSLTIEPGEVLALIGPSGSGKTTVLRAIAGFVQPASGRILIGDTDVTHLPPYKRGLGMVVQNYALFPHMKVEDNVAFGLRAQKQPKALIAERVNEALKIVGMADYASRYPHQLSGGQQQRVAIARAIAVRPRVLLLDEPLSALDAQIRHNMVEEIARLHRELPELTILYVTHDQTEALTLADKIGIMKDGSLIAHGETHQLYHYPPNRFAAEFLGRANILRATALKDTVGPGLVSVSCGGGLINAFSHGGQHGNNKLLCIRPQHMSLAPRTATSNRLNATLTSVHWQGDLTHLLCDVAGETVRIVMTHVNPLPRAGDKLALYFEPNDAVLIEV is encoded by the coding sequence ATGTTGATGAAAACGACTACCCCTCACACCCCATCATTGGCGGGAACCACCGGGATTACTCTCGACTCGCTGCGCGTTTCTTATCACGGCAACGTGGTGCTAAAGCCGCTGTCATTGACCATTGAACCGGGCGAAGTGCTGGCGCTGATTGGCCCCTCCGGCTCCGGGAAAACCACGGTGCTGCGGGCGATAGCCGGATTTGTGCAGCCTGCGAGTGGTCGAATTTTGATTGGCGACACCGACGTCACTCATCTGCCGCCGTATAAACGCGGCCTCGGGATGGTGGTGCAAAACTACGCCCTTTTCCCGCATATGAAGGTGGAAGATAACGTTGCTTTTGGCCTGCGGGCGCAGAAACAGCCGAAAGCCTTGATCGCCGAGCGGGTCAATGAAGCACTGAAAATCGTCGGTATGGCGGATTACGCCAGCCGCTATCCGCATCAGCTCTCAGGCGGCCAGCAGCAACGCGTCGCCATTGCCCGCGCTATCGCCGTGCGCCCACGAGTACTGTTGCTCGATGAACCGCTTTCCGCGCTGGATGCGCAAATCCGCCATAACATGGTGGAGGAAATCGCCCGCCTGCACCGCGAACTGCCGGAGCTGACGATTCTCTACGTCACCCACGATCAGACCGAAGCCCTGACCCTGGCGGACAAGATTGGCATCATGAAAGACGGTTCGCTAATTGCCCACGGCGAAACCCATCAGCTTTACCACTATCCACCCAATCGTTTTGCCGCTGAGTTTCTCGGGCGCGCCAATATCCTGCGGGCGACGGCGCTGAAAGATACCGTGGGGCCAGGGCTGGTCAGCGTTAGCTGCGGCGGCGGATTGATTAACGCTTTCAGCCACGGCGGCCAGCACGGTAACAACAAGCTGTTGTGCATACGTCCGCAGCATATGAGCCTCGCACCGCGAACGGCCACCAGTAACCGGCTTAACGCCACCCTGACGTCGGTGCACTGGCAGGGCGATCTGACCCATCTGCTGTGCGATGTGGCGGGGGAAACCGTGCGCATCGTGATGACTCATGTGAACCC
- the araC gene encoding arabinose operon transcriptional regulator AraC has translation MCFTFDAYLVAGFTPVIRSGPLDTPIDRPDGMEGYIINITVRGKAWVKTKEGTYITCEKNDLLIFPPGVPHHYGRDESSDCWDHFWIYFIPRPYWHNWLTWQGSEGEPGKLTLKSEHDGELMKTLFSEAITFFSEGDALSEAISMNVLERIILNCYRLQEDTQKKTRDARVEEVCLYLNRHITEDLSIADLAAQVCLSPSRLSHLFREETGQTINEWKEEQRIYRAKNMLQNTVLSISDIAQLSGYNDAFYFSRIFRRHCGVSPRRYRNNYIKLIPDKSSNSSGT, from the coding sequence ATGTGTTTTACCTTTGATGCGTATCTGGTGGCTGGATTCACACCGGTTATCCGCAGCGGTCCTCTCGATACCCCGATAGACCGTCCGGACGGAATGGAAGGGTATATTATTAATATTACCGTGAGGGGAAAAGCGTGGGTAAAAACCAAAGAAGGCACATACATTACCTGCGAAAAAAATGACTTACTCATTTTTCCACCCGGCGTGCCGCATCATTATGGACGAGATGAAAGCAGCGATTGCTGGGATCACTTTTGGATTTACTTTATTCCCCGTCCTTATTGGCATAATTGGCTCACCTGGCAAGGTAGCGAGGGTGAACCAGGCAAACTTACGCTAAAAAGTGAACACGATGGTGAATTAATGAAGACGCTGTTCAGCGAGGCGATTACCTTCTTTTCTGAAGGCGACGCGCTGTCAGAGGCGATATCGATGAACGTCCTTGAACGTATCATCCTGAATTGTTATCGACTACAGGAAGATACACAAAAGAAAACGCGCGATGCCAGGGTGGAAGAGGTCTGTCTCTATCTGAACCGGCATATCACCGAGGATTTGAGCATCGCCGACCTCGCCGCGCAGGTCTGCTTGTCGCCGTCTCGTCTGTCTCATCTGTTCCGCGAAGAGACCGGGCAGACCATTAATGAATGGAAAGAAGAACAGCGGATATATCGCGCTAAAAATATGCTGCAAAATACCGTGCTGTCTATCTCTGATATTGCACAATTAAGCGGATATAACGATGCCTTTTATTTCTCAAGAATTTTTCGTCGCCACTGCGGGGTCTCCCCTCGGCGATACAGAAATAATTATATCAAGCTTATTCCGGATAAAAGCAGTAACTCCAGCGGCACTTGA